DNA from Dokdonella koreensis DS-123:
GGCATAGCCGGTCAGTTCCAGGGCGCGTTCGGCCGGCTTGTCGGCGGCCTTGTCCTTGGCCTTCGTCTTGTCCTTCTTTCCGGCCTGCGACGTGTCGCCCTCGCCCGCGGCCGCGGCCGCGTCCTTGGCGTTCTCCTCGCGCACCGCCTTGAGCGGGTCGTCGGTGATGCCCGGCAGGTCGCCGTAGGCGAGCTTGCGCGTGCTGCGCGCGGCCAGGTCGACCAGCCACAGCGTCTGCGGCGCCGGCGCGTTGCGGCCGACGCGGACGCGCTCGTCTTCGCCTTCCTCGTAGCCCGATTCGGTGACCCAGGTCTGCATCTTGGCGACGCGGCCGGCCTCGTAGCCCTTGGCGCGCGTGCCGACCAGCAGCCAGCGGCCATCCGGCGCGAGCGCGCTGGAGACGATGTCGGCCTCCTCGCCGAGGAACACCGGCAGCGGCGCGCGGGTCGGGTCGCCGGCCTGGAACGCCTCGGCATGCTGCCGGCGCGCCTCGCGATCGTCCTTGACCTTGCGCAGCGTGGAGAACAGGCGCAGCTGCAGCTCGCCGAGGTCGTCGGGCTTCTTCGCGGCCGGGTCCTTGCCGGTCTTCAGGATCACGGCCGGCGCGACCACGCCGGTCGCGATGTCGAAGGCGAACCAGTCGTTGTCGACGCGGAACTGCACCTGCCGCCCGTCCGCGGAGAACTGCGGCGCCGTCTCGCGCTCGGCCGAGCGCGTAGCCTGCAGCAGGCGCCCGCTGGCGGTCTCGCGCACGAACAGGTCGCCGTTGCGGATGAAGGCGGCGCGCGTGCGCGTCGCGTCGAAGACCGGGTCCGGCCCGTCGGTCGCCGCCATCGCCGGCGGGTCGACGACACCGTCCGCGCCATCGGCCAGCGTGACGCGGCGCAGGTCGCGGATGCCCGAGCCCTCGCGCTTGAGCTGGTAGTAGACCGACGTGCCGTCGACACTCCAGTAGGGGCGCTCGACCGGCGGACCGATCCAGTCCGGATCGGCCATCGCCTGTTCCAGCGTGACCGCAGCGGAGGGGCCAGCCAGGCAGAGCAGGGCGGCGAGCAGGGACGGACTCCAGCGCATCGTGAGGTCTCCTACGGACGAAAGCGGGCAGGATACCCGGCGCCGGCCGTGCGGCCATCCCTCGGAAGTCAGAGCCGCGGCATCGGGCTCGCAGGGACGGTGCCGCCGGCGATCGGTGGCGTGTGTATCGGGGACGATGGCCGGGAACGGCCGGAATGCGATACTGCGGCGATTTCCGCCGCCCCCGGACCGCTACCGGCGCGTCCAGCCGGCGGAGCCAGGCCTCCTTTCCGGAACCGCGATGAACGGCAACGCCCCGCAGCCCACCGACACGCCGCAGGAAACCACCGCGACGGAGCGCCGCGTCGCGTTCGAGCGGCTGCGCGAGCGCACCGACGAGCTGGAGCTGCTGATCTCCGGTATCAGCCTGCTGAGCCTGATCTCGCTGCCGGGCTGGCTGTTCGAGCGCTGGAGCGAAGCCGAGCTGCACTACGAGGGCATGCGCCACGTCCTGCTGACCGTCGGCTACCAGTTCGCCTCGGGGCTCTGTTACGCGATGGCCACCGCCTTCCTGCTGCATCTGGCGGTGCGCGGCTACTGGGTGGGCCTGATCGGCCTCAAGGCGACGTTTCCGGGCGGCATCCGATGGACCAGCCTGCGCAACAGCGGGCCGATCACGCGCGGGTACTACCAGCGCATCGTGGTCGACCTCGATACCGCGATCGACGCGGCCGACCGCTTCGCGTCCGTGGTCTTCGCCCTGGTCAGCCTGGTCGTGCTCTCGGTCCTGTGGGTGGCGGCCAGCCTGGCGATCCTGTTCGCGGTGACGGTCGCCGTGGTCGAGGGGCTGGGGCTGCCCGAGCGGACCGGCATGATCGTCTTCTACGTCTACATGGGCCTGCTGATGGGGACCAGCCTGCTGATCGGCCTGTTCGACCTGTTGCCCGCACGCTGGCAGCGCGACCGGCCGCCGGCGCCCGGGGCGCTGCGCCAGGCGATCGTCGAGCGCCTGCTGCGCCTGCTCGGGATGTTCTCGCCGCAGCGGCTGATCCTGCCGGTGCAGCTGTCGCTGCAGAGCAACCTGTCGCGGCGCGCGTTCTTCCTCGGCTTCACGGTGATGGTGTTCATCACCTCGCTGGCGAGCGTCGTTCCGATCACGCTGGCGCGCCAGTTCGCGCCGTTCGGCAGTTATACCTACCTGGAGGCCAAGCAGGTCGGCCTGCGCAGCGCCTTCTACGAGAACCTGCGCGGCGAGCACGACCGCCTGCTGCGCCTGCCGCTGATCCCGTCGGACATGGTCGCCGATTCGCAGCTGCGCGTGTTCCTGCCGTACCTGCCGCGGCGCGACAATCCGGTGATGCGCGCCGCCGGCTGCGCGCCGTCGCCGGACAGCAAGGGTGCCCCCGGCTGCCTCGCCGCGCTGTGGCAGGTGCAGCTCGACCAGCGGCCGGTCGCGATGACCGAGTTCATCACGGCCGAGCGCCGCCAGCTGGGTATCCGCGGGCTGCAGGCCTACCTGCCGCTGGCCGGCCTCGCGCCGGGCCGGCACGAACTGGTGGTGACCTGGAATCCGCACGGGTCGGACGCCGGCGACGGCGAACTGGACGAACCGGTCGAGTACCGCATCCCGTTCTGGTTCGCGCCGCCGTACCAGCTCGACCTCCCGGCTGCCGCCGAGGACGCCGCGCCGGCCGGCTAGGCGCGTCGCGACGTTCCGCCGAGCAGGCCCGGCATCACCGCCTCCATCGGCATCGCGCGGATGCCGAGCGCCGCCAGGCCGTCGACGCTGCCGGCCGAATCGAGCAGCAGGGTACGGAAGTTGTCGCGCGAGATCGGCTTGCCGGGCAGCCATTCGCCGAGGCGGGCCTGCCAACGGCCGAGCGCATCGGGCAGCGGCACGATCCAGCGCCGGCGGCCGGCCAGCCGGGCGGTCCAGCGCACCAGCTCGATCAGGCTGAGGCTGCGCGGTCCGAACAGCTCGTAGGTCCGGCCGATCGTGGCGCGGTCGGCCAGCGCGCGCGCGAACGCCTCCGCGACGTCGCCGATGTAGACCGGCGTCAGCCGCGCCTGCGGGCGCGCCAGCGGCAGCGCCGGCGTCAGCCGCAGCAGATCGACGAAGCGGAAGAACAGGCCGTCGCCGGGGCCGAAGATCACCGAGGGGCGGAAGATCGTCGCGTCGATCGCGCTTTCGCGCACGCGCCGCTCGGCCTCGCCGCGCGTGCGCAGGTAGTGGCTGTCGCCTTCGCCTGCGCGCAACGCGCTCATCTGCAGCAGGCGCCGCACGCCGGCCGTCCGGCAGGCCTCCAGCAGGCCTTCGGTCAGCGTGACGTGCACCTGCTGGAAGCCGCCGCCGTCGTTGCCGCGCTCGTTGAGGATGCCGACCAGGTTGATGGCGGCATCGGTGCCGCGCAGCCAGCGTGCGAGCACCGCGCGGTCGTGGACGTCGGCGTTCTCGATCCGCACGCGCGGCAGCACGCCGAGGTCGCGGTGGCGCTCGCGGTTGCGCGACAGGATCGTGATGCAGTGCCCGTCGGCATGCAGGCGCGGGACCAGGCGGGACCCCACGAAGCCGGTGCCGCCGAGGATGAGGATCGTCAGTGGTTTCATTGCAAAACGCCTGACATGGACGCTCGATTATCGTTGATCCGGGCCTCGCGCGCTCGGCCGGCGTCTTGCGGCGGGCCGCCGGACGCCCGTGCCTGCGCCGGCGGCGGCAGCGTGCCGGGGTATGCTGGCGCCGACGCGGCTTCCCTCCCGTTTTTCCGAAGGAATCCCGATGCCGCCCACCGCTCGCCTGCTGCTGTGCCCGCCGACGTATTTCGAGGTCGGCTACGTCATCAATCCGTGGATGGCCGGCAACCTGGGCCAGGCACGCCCG
Protein-coding regions in this window:
- a CDS encoding complex I NDUFA9 subunit family protein, translating into MKPLTILILGGTGFVGSRLVPRLHADGHCITILSRNRERHRDLGVLPRVRIENADVHDRAVLARWLRGTDAAINLVGILNERGNDGGGFQQVHVTLTEGLLEACRTAGVRRLLQMSALRAGEGDSHYLRTRGEAERRVRESAIDATIFRPSVIFGPGDGLFFRFVDLLRLTPALPLARPQARLTPVYIGDVAEAFARALADRATIGRTYELFGPRSLSLIELVRWTARLAGRRRWIVPLPDALGRWQARLGEWLPGKPISRDNFRTLLLDSAGSVDGLAALGIRAMPMEAVMPGLLGGTSRRA